One segment of Ipomoea triloba cultivar NCNSP0323 chromosome 12, ASM357664v1 DNA contains the following:
- the LOC115999582 gene encoding sister chromatid cohesion 1 protein 1 — protein sequence MFYSRLLLARKAPLGQIWMAATMHAKLNRKKLSKLNIIKICEEILNPSVPMALRLSGILMGGVVIVYQRKVKLLYDDVNRLLMELNEAWKVKAVTLDPTLHPKNKAQAKYESVTLPENPEDDFGPIEHQIRHSNTINMMDFQHTSYAAVSLDNVENPYININLEEDPSHDFHQVDADNITLFDRFDSYREDTDLNNHFERFDIEADEETLRNLADHDNTQIPDTLIPSPPKHCRHEQQNVLAADEILEQYPEELVNQKSNEGKGDIQPTDHIRPVPPRRRARKPRAFTMDNDQIIIPGHIYQTWLQNCSDIVSRRGRKRKKLDAFSTMKVARLMELPPLVLIERLLTKWSREVHYPKPLLNLWMKSTQPPHDSPSGRNSGIQPPEPSSSSPLERNPFPDLSGNPFEDFQSGVDPQIIASREKQVDDFNEIPDNFEKDLRNNVPNIDTQLSGARGVSKTTVNDPMATPGGSGYGIRSIPSSESGHGFPSSNSDLNLGRSNRKRPYSSSRHSSSSLEPVAENGPEVNLKMKRLSELSETGFTPDLIETGPTQTQNPTVAQPCDKITDSIRMQLKTHFNTPGSPEVECLNDLTIGMSRKQAACMFYHTCVFATEEFIRVKQETPYGGIFISRGAKM from the exons GTGGAGTAGTGATTGTCTATCAGCGAAAAGTTAAACTTCTTTATG ATGATGTAAACCGCCTTCTG ATGGAACTGAATGAAGCTTGGAAGGTCAAAGCTGTTACACTCGATCCTACCCTGCATCCCAAAAATAAAGCACAAGCCAA GTATGAATCTGTGACTCTGCCAGAAAACCCGGAGGATGACTTTGGACCAATAGAGCATCAAATTCGGCATTCCAACACAATCAATATGATGGATTTCCAGCATACCTCCTATGCTGCAGTG AGTCTGGATAATGTGGAAAATCCTTACATTAATATCAATCTAGAAGAAGATCCAAGCCATGACTTCCATCAAG TTGATGCAGATAACATTACCTTATTTGATCGGTTTGACTCATATCGTGAAGATACAGATCTAAACAATCATTTTGAAAG GTTTGATATTGAAGCAGATGAGGAGACACTGAGAAATCTTGCTGATCATGACAATACTCAAATACCAGATACTCTCATACCATCTCCACCTAAGCACTGTAGACATGAGCAGCAAAATG TTCTTGCAGCTGATGAGATTCTGGAACAATATCCTGAAGAGCTGGTCAATCAGAAATCTAATGAAGGAAAAGGAGATATTCAG CCAACGGACCATATAAGGCCAGTTCCACCTCGGCGGAGAGCAAGAAAGCCTAGAGCTTTTACCATGGATAATGATCAGATTATCATCCCTGGTCACATATATCAAACTTGGCTTCAAAATTGTTCAGATATAGTCtcaagaagaggaagaaagagaaag AAGTTGGATGCATTTTCAACCATGAAGGTAGCCAGGCTCATGGAGCTGCCTCCTCTTGTGCTAATTGAGAGGCTATTAACAAAATGGAGTAGAGAAGTTCATTATCCAAAGCCTCTTTTAAACCTATGGATGAAAAGTACCCAGCCTCCACACGATTCACCTTCTG GAAGGAACTCTGGCATCCAACCCCCtgaaccatcatcatcatctccatTAGAAAGAAATCCTTTTCCAGATCTTTCAGGAAAT CCTTTTGAGGATTTTCAAAGTGGAGTAGACCCCCAAATCATTGCTTCTAGGGAGAAACAAGTGGATGATTTCAATGAGATACCAGATAATTTCGAGAAGGATCTGAGAAACAATGTTCCAAACATAGACACACAACTAAGTGGTGCTAGAGGAGTAAGCAAAACTACTGTTAATGATCCAATGGCCACACCAGGAGGTTCTG GGTATGGAATCAGATCTATCCCTAGCTCAGAATCTGGACATGGCTTCCCATCATCCAATTCTGACCTCAATTTGGGGAG GTCCAACAGGAAGAGGCCCTACTCTTCATCCAGGCATAGCAGCAGTAGCCTTGAACCAGTAGCAGAAAATGGTCCTGAAGTAAACCTTAAAATGAAGAGATTATCTGAACTGTCTGAAACTGGTTTCACACCTG ATTTGATAGAAACTGGACCAACCCAGACACAAAATCCAACTGTTGCCCAGCCTTGTGATAAGATAACTGATTCTATTCGCAT GCAACTGAAGACTCATTTCAATACACCCGGTTCACCAGAGGTAGAATGTTTGAATGACTTAACTATTGGGATGAGCAGGAAACAGGCAGCGTGCATGTTTTATCATACTTGCG TTTTTGCCACAGAAGAGTTCATTAGAGTTAAACAGGAGACCCCATATGGGGGAATTTTTATTTCCAGAGGTGCAAAGATGTGA